The following coding sequences are from one Thermocrinis jamiesonii window:
- a CDS encoding DsrE family protein produces the protein MRFLFIVSSDPFSKDYATILKLTKELVKRGEVIIFFTGNGAYYTIKPETEEFKKLGARLLFCSHSAHQRGIKDPLPFFESSSTYNLSKIMLECDKVLSFN, from the coding sequence ATGAGGTTTCTTTTTATAGTAAGCAGTGATCCTTTTTCAAAAGACTACGCAACTATTTTAAAGCTCACAAAAGAGTTGGTGAAAAGGGGAGAGGTTATTATCTTCTTTACGGGCAACGGTGCTTATTACACCATAAAACCGGAAACGGAAGAGTTTAAAAAGCTTGGAGCAAGGCTTCTGTTTTGTTCCCATTCTGCCCACCAAAGGGGCATAAAGGACCCCCTTCCTTTCTTTGAAAGCAGTTCCACCTACAACCTATCAAAAATAATGCTTGAATGCGACAAAGTCCTATCTTTTAACTAA
- a CDS encoding sulfurtransferase TusA family protein, translated as MADRELDIKGEVCPFTFVKSKLVLEQMEVGQVLRVILDYPPSVENVPKSMREEGQEVLAVNKLDNGSWEILIRKVK; from the coding sequence ATGGCGGACAGAGAGCTTGACATAAAAGGTGAGGTGTGTCCCTTTACCTTCGTCAAAAGTAAGCTGGTTTTGGAGCAGATGGAGGTGGGTCAGGTTCTCAGAGTTATTTTAGACTATCCACCTTCTGTGGAAAACGTGCCAAAAAGCATGAGGGAAGAAGGACAAGAAGTGCTGGCAGTTAATAAGTTAGACAACGGCAGTTGGGAAATACTCATAAGGAAGGTTAAATGA
- a CDS encoding endonuclease III domain-containing protein yields the protein MELQELKKVIQILRREYDRLNAPIEKLKAQKKGDPLRALICTLLSTRTKDETTAEVCKRLFERVKSLDDLLEIDQKELEGLLYPVGFYKNKAKYLKQMALQIKEEFNGEVPNTLEGLLKLKGVGRKVANIVLVEAFGKPAIGVDTHVHRICNRWKLVSTKTPEQTEKVLTQILPKEYWMDFNRLLVAFGQTICKPVKPKCDVCPIREFCEFVKIKVS from the coding sequence GTGGAGCTTCAGGAGTTGAAAAAAGTCATACAAATTCTTCGCAGAGAATATGACCGCCTTAATGCGCCTATAGAAAAGCTGAAGGCTCAAAAGAAAGGAGACCCTTTGAGAGCGCTCATATGCACCCTTCTTTCTACTCGCACAAAGGACGAAACAACTGCCGAAGTTTGCAAAAGGCTTTTTGAGAGAGTAAAGAGTTTGGATGATCTTTTGGAAATAGACCAAAAGGAGCTTGAGGGTTTGCTGTATCCTGTGGGCTTTTACAAAAACAAGGCAAAATACCTTAAGCAGATGGCTTTACAAATTAAAGAAGAGTTTAACGGTGAGGTGCCAAACACCCTTGAGGGACTTCTGAAGCTGAAGGGGGTGGGAAGGAAGGTAGCAAACATAGTCCTTGTGGAAGCTTTTGGAAAACCTGCTATAGGAGTGGATACACACGTGCATCGCATCTGCAACCGGTGGAAGCTTGTAAGCACAAAAACTCCAGAGCAAACAGAGAAGGTTCTAACCCAGATCTTACCAAAGGAATATTGGATGGACTTTAACAGACTTTTGGTCGCCTTTGGGCAAACAATCTGCAAACCGGTAAAACCAAAGTGTGATGTGTGCCCAATTAGGGAGTTTTGTGAGTTTGTTAAAATAAAAGTTTCATGA
- a CDS encoding aspartate kinase has protein sequence MSKILVMKFGGTSVGDLERIQNAAKRVLKKIEEGYKVVVVSSAMAGETDRLINLAKQIDKFPSEREVDMLISTGEQQAIALFALTLNKLGVPAVSLCGWQVPIITDKVHTKAKIKKIGVQRIKNLLEEGYTVVVAGFQGVTEDWEITTLGRGGSDLSAVALAHALNSDCEIYTDVPGVFTADPRIVPKPRKIPYISYEEMLEMASLGAKVMQARSIEFAMKYGVRIHVRSSFSEEEGTWIVPEEEVMEKVEVRAITLDTKESRITVVRVPDRPGIAYSIFKALGDAHIVVDMIVQNVSHQGYTDMSFTVNKSDADKAEEIVKKVAKEIGAQGVERDDNVAKVSIVGIGMKSSYGTAAKMFEVLYKNNINIMAISTSEIKISCLIEAKYGELAVRELHSAFIEEGDKVQVINS, from the coding sequence ATGAGCAAAATCCTTGTTATGAAGTTTGGTGGCACCTCCGTAGGGGACTTAGAAAGAATACAGAACGCAGCAAAAAGGGTTTTAAAAAAGATAGAGGAAGGCTATAAGGTAGTGGTTGTATCCTCTGCTATGGCGGGAGAGACAGACAGGCTTATAAATTTAGCAAAACAGATAGATAAGTTTCCTTCGGAGCGGGAGGTAGATATGCTCATAAGCACGGGGGAACAGCAGGCAATAGCCCTCTTTGCACTAACCCTTAACAAGCTTGGTGTTCCTGCGGTAAGTCTATGCGGATGGCAAGTGCCCATAATAACGGATAAGGTCCATACAAAGGCAAAGATAAAGAAAATAGGGGTTCAGAGGATAAAAAACCTTTTGGAAGAGGGATACACAGTAGTGGTTGCAGGCTTTCAAGGTGTGACGGAAGATTGGGAGATAACCACCTTAGGAAGGGGTGGTTCGGACCTTTCGGCGGTAGCCTTAGCTCACGCCTTAAACTCAGACTGTGAAATATACACGGATGTGCCCGGAGTCTTTACCGCAGACCCAAGAATAGTTCCCAAACCAAGGAAAATACCTTACATCTCCTACGAAGAGATGCTTGAGATGGCTTCCCTTGGCGCTAAGGTTATGCAGGCAAGAAGCATTGAGTTTGCCATGAAGTATGGTGTTAGAATACATGTAAGGAGTTCCTTTTCCGAAGAGGAGGGCACATGGATAGTGCCGGAGGAGGAAGTCATGGAAAAGGTGGAAGTAAGAGCTATAACCTTAGACACAAAAGAGTCCCGCATAACTGTAGTAAGGGTGCCAGACAGGCCAGGTATAGCTTACAGCATATTCAAAGCCTTAGGGGATGCTCACATAGTGGTGGATATGATAGTGCAGAATGTGTCCCATCAGGGATATACGGACATGTCCTTTACGGTGAATAAGTCAGATGCGGACAAAGCGGAAGAAATAGTTAAGAAAGTTGCCAAAGAGATAGGAGCTCAGGGGGTGGAGAGGGACGACAATGTAGCCAAGGTATCCATTGTTGGCATAGGTATGAAAAGCTCCTACGGAACTGCTGCAAAGATGTTTGAAGTGCTTTACAAAAACAACATAAACATAATGGCAATATCCACCTCTGAAATAAAAATATCCTGTCTAATTGAAGCCAAATACGGAGAATTAGCGGTTAGAGAACTTCATTCTGCATTTATAGAAGAAGGGGATAAGGTGCAGGTTATAAACAGTTGA
- a CDS encoding SAM hydrolase/SAM-dependent halogenase family protein yields MSLIVLLTDFGTKDGFVGAVKGVLLSINPYCQIVDLTHEVEPFNVMEGALILKAHYRYFPKGSIFLGVVDPGVGSERKAIAVRCGAYTFVGPMNGLFDLALRDIAMPPECYLIENFTLPRINQTFHGRDVFAPVCGYLSKGVPLQMVGRRIEYEFLLEWEKAKEFKDKIEGKVIHFDRYGNAITNVPCGKYSHAIFRGQKLKVVRYFLEGEREQINAVCGSFGYMELFVPMGNAKERFGISLGEKVCFFTSEV; encoded by the coding sequence TTGAGCCTGATAGTTCTGCTTACGGATTTTGGAACAAAGGATGGCTTTGTGGGAGCGGTAAAGGGGGTTTTGCTTTCCATAAACCCTTACTGTCAGATAGTTGATCTGACCCACGAAGTAGAACCCTTTAACGTAATGGAAGGTGCGCTCATTCTAAAGGCTCACTACAGATACTTTCCCAAAGGGAGTATATTCCTTGGAGTGGTGGATCCGGGAGTAGGTTCAGAAAGAAAGGCAATAGCTGTCAGGTGCGGTGCCTATACCTTTGTCGGACCAATGAACGGACTGTTTGATTTGGCGCTAAGGGACATAGCTATGCCCCCCGAATGCTATCTTATTGAAAACTTTACACTTCCAAGGATAAATCAAACCTTTCACGGCAGGGATGTTTTTGCTCCAGTGTGCGGTTATCTGTCAAAGGGTGTGCCTTTGCAAATGGTAGGAAGAAGGATAGAGTATGAGTTTTTGCTTGAGTGGGAGAAGGCAAAAGAGTTCAAAGACAAAATAGAAGGTAAGGTCATACACTTTGACAGATACGGCAACGCCATTACCAACGTACCCTGCGGTAAATACTCTCATGCTATATTTAGAGGGCAAAAACTAAAGGTAGTTAGATACTTTTTGGAAGGGGAAAGGGAGCAGATAAACGCAGTGTGCGGAAGCTTTGGATACATGGAGCTCTTTGTTCCTATGGGAAATGCAAAGGAAAGATTTGGGATAAGTTTGGGGGAAAAGGTATGCTTTTTTACTTCTGAGGTCTAA
- the mog gene encoding molybdopterin adenylyltransferase: MEKVKFGVLTVSDRASRGEYEDISGKYIIEYLHEVVATPFEIVYRVVPDEREIIEGALIHMADVEKCCLILTTGGTGPAPRDVTPEATEAVCQKMLPGFGELMRAVSLKQVPTAILSRQTAGIRNSTLIINLPGKPQSIKLCLDAVFPAVPYCIDLIGGPYIETKEERLKAFRPQK; encoded by the coding sequence ATGGAAAAAGTAAAGTTCGGTGTGCTAACCGTATCGGATAGAGCAAGCAGGGGAGAATACGAGGACATAAGCGGAAAGTATATTATAGAGTATCTTCACGAAGTTGTGGCAACCCCCTTTGAGATCGTTTATAGGGTGGTGCCGGACGAAAGGGAGATTATAGAAGGGGCTCTCATTCATATGGCGGATGTGGAGAAATGTTGCCTTATTCTTACCACTGGAGGAACAGGTCCCGCACCAAGGGATGTAACACCCGAGGCTACCGAAGCGGTGTGTCAAAAGATGCTTCCGGGCTTTGGAGAGCTGATGAGGGCAGTATCTTTAAAGCAAGTGCCCACAGCTATCCTCTCAAGACAGACAGCGGGTATAAGGAATTCAACTCTGATCATTAACCTTCCCGGAAAACCTCAATCTATAAAGCTGTGCTTGGATGCGGTGTTTCCCGCAGTGCCTTATTGCATAGACCTAATAGGTGGTCCATACATAGAAACCAAGGAAGAAAGATTAAAGGCCTTTAGACCTCAGAAGTAA